From one Dermacentor variabilis isolate Ectoservices chromosome 3, ASM5094787v1, whole genome shotgun sequence genomic stretch:
- the LOC142575985 gene encoding uncharacterized protein LOC142575985 → MLFNFCRKCFAPCTCHVQCQGTLFQMTTVCKSGHTISWQNQNCIQQLAVLNLRLSAAILFSGCNPTATLRMLSLVGVQVFGERTFFNIQRSHLWPAIGKVWKNEQQLLLADIGEQKVRLAGDGRADSPGFSARFGTYSFLDLQRNKILHFELVQSNEVCGSCYMELEGLKRSLSFLQDHHIDVTSIVTDRHAQIKCFLRKERSDITHEFDVWHVVKGVQKKLLAVAKRNDSKELKEWTQAVGNHLYWSAASSEGHKELIVPKWKSLLNHIRDIHSHEDALFPSCLHGDTEPWNWLSTESKAFQKLKEVATSKALLRDLPQLATKFQTYGLEAFRSVLLHFEPKLCQYSFEGMVARLCEETTGSGYAGRCDSVTDEKDHKCEDSATSQQPLS, encoded by the exons ATGCTTTTCAATTTCTGCCGCAAGTGCTTTGCACCTTGCACATGTCATGTCCAGTGCCAAGGAACTCTTTTTCAGATGACTACAGTCTGCAAGTCGGGCCACACAATTTCTTGGCAAAATCAAAATTGCATTCAGCAGTTGGCTGTGCTCAACCTGCGGCTTTCTGCAGCCATACTATTTTCTGGGTGCAACCCAACTGCTACCCTCAGGATGCTTTCGCTTGTTGGGGTACAAGTATTCGGAGAGAGGACATTTTTCAACATTCAGCGTTCTCACCTCTGGCCTGCCATTGGGAAG GTGTGGAAAAACGAACAGCAGCTGTTGCTTGCGGATATAGGGGAGCAAAAAGTGAGACTTGCCGGCGATGGGCGAGCCGATTCGCCTGGATTTAGCGCAAGGTTCGGAACATACTCCTTTCTGGATCTTCAGCGCAACAAAATACTGCATTTTGAACTTGTGCAG TCTAATGAAGTATGCGGAAGCTGCTATATGGAGCTGGAAGGCCTGAAACGTAGCCTCAGCTTCCTCCAGGATCACCACATTGATGTGACATCTATTGTTACCGACCGGCATGCCCAGATAAAGTGTTTTCTTCGGAAGGAGAGGTCCGACATCACGCATGAATTCGATGTCTGGCATGTCGTTAAAG gTGTTCAGAAAAAGTTGCTTGCTGTGGCTAAGAGAAATGACTCCAAAGAGCTCAAGGAGTGGACGCAAGCTGTTGGGAACCACCTCTATTGGTCGGCTGCCTCAAGTGAGGGCCACAAGGAGCTCATTGTTCCGAAGTGGAAATCACTGCTAAACCATATCAGAGACATTCACAGCCATGAGGATGCACTGTTTCCATCCTGTCTCCATGGGGACACTGAACCGTGGAATTGGCTTAGCAcgg AGTCAAAGGCTTTCCAGAAGCTGAAGGAAGTAGCGACTTCCAAGGCCCTCCTGAGAGATTTGCCGCAACTAGCAACGAAGTTCCAGACCTATGGTTTAGAAGCTTTCCGTAGCGTGCTGCTGCATTTTGAGCCCAAGTTGTGCCAGTACTCCTTTGAAGGAATGGTGGCAAG GCTATGTGAAGAGACTACTGGAAGTGGTTATGCTGGACGCTGTGACAGTGTTACGGACGAGAAGGACCACAAATGCGAAGATTCCGCCACCTCTCAGCAGCCGCTTTCCTAA
- the LOC142575986 gene encoding P2X purinoceptor 7-like, protein MENLERLRFSEEFGVAPYMYEPIAKGRPLEEANDAGASSALDENESEVLGSPRVGNALWCSCHHCIPMNNEDDCCCCQEINEITQKQKHAQCITRSRKFKDVCLNRNVLEVALVQQGTTSGKDPTNRQLRYAAYRQFAWLIWRKMGKHKRRILPSCVLCAIRKKYPSHNGAYTGFKHFSSCVEESGC, encoded by the exons atggaaaatttagagagactgcgtttttctgaagagttcggcgttgctccctacatgtacgagccgattgcaaagggccggcctctcgaagaagcaaacgatgctggtgcgagcagtgctttggacgagaacgaaagcgaagtcttgggatctcctcgtgttggaaatgctctttg GTGTTCGTGCCATCACTGTATCCCAATGAACAATGAagacgactgctgctgctgtcaagaAATTAACGAAATTACTCAAAAGCAGAAGCATGCACAATGCATCACAAGGTCACGCAAATTTAAAGACGTTTGTCTGAACAGGAATGTGCTTGAAGTGGCACTTGTGCAGCAAGGTACTACATCAGGAAAAGACCCCACAAACAG ACAGTTGAGATATGCTGCATATCGGCAATTTGCATGGCTAATATGGAGAAAAATGGGCAAACACAAGAGACGCATTCTGCCAAGTTGTGTCCTGTGTGCTATCCGGAAAAAATATCCATCTCATAATGGAGCGTACACTGGGTTCAAACATTTTTCAAGCTGCGTCGAA GAAAGCGGCTGCTGA